The following are encoded in a window of Ricinus communis isolate WT05 ecotype wild-type chromosome 4, ASM1957865v1, whole genome shotgun sequence genomic DNA:
- the LOC125369761 gene encoding secreted RxLR effector protein 161-like encodes MRYFLGIEVLQSGDGIFICQKRYAREVLARFNTDNCNPVQNPIVPSCRLTRDENGARVDSSRYKQLIGSLMYLTATRPDIMFIMSLLSRYMEQPTELHFQVAKRVLRNIKRTFEFGIFYKRGGDAELIAFTDSDYAGDSNDRRSTSGFVFLLNSRVVSWSSKKQPIVTLSTTEAEFVAAAACACQAVWLKRIL; translated from the coding sequence ATGAGGTATTTCCTTGGTATAGAAGTACTGCAGAGTGGAGATGGAATTTTCATTTGCCAAAAGAGGTATGCCCGGGAGGTTTTAGCAAGGTTTAATACGGATAATTGTAATCCAGTCCAAAATCCAATTGTTCCAAGTTGCAGACTCACAAGGGATGAAAATGGAGCAAGAGTAGATAGTAGCCGTTATAAGCAATTAATTGGTAGCTTAATGTATTTAACTGCCACCCGGCCTGATATCATGTTTATCATGAGTCTTTTAAGCAGATATATGGAGCAGCCAACTGAACTTCATTTTCAAGTTGCTAAAAGGGtgttaagaaatataaaaagaacatTTGAATTTggcatattttataaaagggGAGGAGATGCAGAGCTGATTGCATTTACTGATAGTGATTACGCTGGTGATTCTAATGATAGAAGGAGTACATCAGGTTTTGTTTTTCTGCTGAATTCACGGGTGGTTTCTTGGTCTTCAAAGAAACAACCAATAGTCACTTTATCTACCACTGAAGCTGAGTTTGTTGCGGCAGCTGCTTGTGCTTGCCAAGCAGTTTGGTTGAAGAGAATTTTGTAG